The Chloroflexota bacterium DNA segment TCAAGGAGCACTGGGAGGAGGGGCTCCGCAGCCTGGAGAGCTACCAGCACCGCGAGCTGCCGATGTACAACGCCGACACGCCCGGGAAGATCGCGCAGGTGGCGACTGACCTCTTTGAGGGCGACTACCTTCTCTTCTACAGCAGCCGCCTTTTCGGCACGATCCCGCGACTCCCCGATGACTACCCCATCCCCTACGGCATGACCCGCGAGTTCTATCCCATGCTCTTCGCCGGTGAGCTCGGCTACGAGCTCGTGCGCGTTGAGCAAAAGTACCCCTCGCTGCTGGGCGTCAGCCTCGTGAACGATGTTTACGGTCGCGCCGGACTGGCGCCGCCTGACGGCATCGACGCCTTCGCCCCGGAAGGCTTCCGCGTTCACATGGGCTTCGCTGACGAGAGCTTCAGCGTCTACGACCACCCGCAGGTGCTCATATTCGAGAACACCGGCAACCGAAACGCCGCGCAGCTCATGGGGCTTCTCGCGAAGGCCGCGCGGGATGCCCCTCCCGCATTCGACCCCATGCTCGTCTCCGACGCCGAATGGGACCGCCAGCAGTCCGGCGGCACCCTCGGCGACATCACTCCCCCTGACGGCATCGGCGCGCAATGGCCGTTGCCCGTCTGGCTGCTTGCTGTATACGCCGGGACCATCGTGGCGCTGCCCCTCGGCCTCGTCGTGTTTCGCGCCCTCCCTGACCGCGGCTACCTCCTCGCCCGCCCGCTCGGCTTCCTGCTGCTGGCCTACGTCCCCTGGCTCCTCGCGAGCCTCGGCTGGATCGGATTCGGGCGCGTCAGCATCGCCCTCGGCTTCCTGCTCCTTGCAGCGGTATCCGGCTGGCTGGCGTATCGCTTCCGCGAGTCCTTGTGGTTCTTCGTACGCCGTCGATGGCGCCTGCTCCTCGCCGAGGAGGCCCTCTTCCTGACCGCCTTCCTCGCCTTCGTGCTCGTGCGCGCCGCCAACCCTGACCTCTGGCACCCCTATTTGGGCGGCGAGAAGCCCATGGACTTCGCCTACCTGAACGCCGTGCTGCGCTCGACAACCATGCCCCCCCTTGACCCATGGTTCGCCGGTGGAGCCCTCAACTACTACTACTTCGGCCAGTTCATGGTGGCGACGGTTATCCGCGTGACGGGCATCCCCTCGGCGGTGGCCTACAACTTGGCGGTGCCCCTGTTTTTCGCGCTCACCGCAGGCGCAGCCTTCTCCCTTGGCTACAACCTGACCGAGGGTGCCCGACGTTGGCTTCGCCGCACCCTTCGCCCGCCGGCGTGGACGGCCGTCGCCGCAGGTGTGGGCGCGATGACGATGGCCGTTGTTCTCGGCAACCTGCACGGCGGCTGGCAGCTCTTGCGCGGCGCGGTTTCCACCTTCGATTTCTGGGCGCCGACCCGCATGATGCCCCCAGACCCGCCCGGCTTTGAGATCACCGAGTTCCCTTTCTTCACCTTCCTCTTTGCCGACCTCCACGCCCACCTGATGGCTATGCCCCTCGCCCTGCTGGCCGTCGGCCTCTGCCTGAATACCGTGTTGCTCTCTCGCCGCCGCGTAGCGCGATGGCGGCTCCCTGTGTCCATTGCGCTGTTGGCGCTAACCGCAGGCGCGTTGGCCGTGACCAACACCTGGGACTTTCCAACATATCTCGCGCTGGGCGCGGTGAGCATCGCCGTCGGCCAGTGGCTTTCCGTGCGACGCATCAGCCGGGCGCTCTTGTATAAGATGGCGGGATTGCTGTTGATATTCGCCGTGTTGGCGTTCGCCTTCTGGCTCCCCTTCCACCTGCGGCTGGTGAACGGTTTCCCCGGCATCGGCATAGCGCCCGCAACGACCCCCCTTGAGCAGTACCTCGCCATACACGGCCTGTTCATGTACATCGCCGTAACTCTGCTCGCCGTGGAGGCGCTCCCCAGGATATGGCGCTGGATGGCACGGCGTCAGGGGCCGTGGCAATTGGTCCTGGGACTCACCGTCAGCGTCCTGGTGTCGCTGGGCATCGCCCTCGCCGTGGTCGGCTACGGCACGGCTGCGATACTGGGCGCCTTGCTGCTGGCCATGGTCGTCCCGTTGCTGGGGTGGCTCTTCCTCCGGCGCTGGCGGTGGGCCCACGACGCGGCCGGCGTGAGGGGTGCGGCGCCCTATCACCTGCTCCCCCTCGGGCTGTTGGCCGTTGCGATCGCTATTGGCGTGGCCGTGGATGTGCTCGTCCTGAAAGGCGATATAGACCGGCAGAACACGGTGTTCAAACTCTACCTGCAGGCGTGGATCTTCTTCTCCCTTGCGGGAGCTTACGCGCTCTGGCATCTCGGCTTTGTGCGAGGGTGGTTCACGCGGCCACGCCTGTCCGCCGGCGTGTGGACAGCGGGTCTCCTCGTGCTGCTGGCCGCTGCCGCCGTCTACCCCGTGCTCGGTACGGGTGCCCGCCTCGACAACCGTTTCGCCCCGACTTCCCTGACCCTCGACGGCACGGCCTACATGGAGAACGCTGTCTATTTCGACCAGGCCGAGACCCACTTGAAGTACGACCTCGACGCCATCAACTGGCTGCGCGACAACCTCGATGGGACACCCGTCGTCCTCGACGGCCGGACGCCCCTTTACCGCTGGGGCAGCCGCGTCTCGGTCTACACGGGCCTGCCGACCGTCCTTGGCTGGGACTGGCACCAGACGCAGCAGCGGTGCGGCCTCGACCCGTGCCCCGCCGTCCACGACCGCGCTGCAGCCGTCATCCGCATCTACGCCGGCGCTGACGAGGCCGAGTCGCTGGACCTGCTCGATCAATACGGCGTCGACTACGTGTACGTGGGTCAGACAGAGTGGCAGTACTACCCGGCGGACGGGCTGGCAAAGTTTGAAGGGATGGCCGAACGCGGTGAGATGTCCGTCGCGTACGAAAACCCGGAAGTGACAATCTACCGCGTCGAGGCGTAGAGCTAGCTCTGCCCCTCGTGGTAGCGCGGGTACGAACCAAACACCTTGATGTGCGAAGTCTGCAACTCCACGGCCTTGAGCGCCTCGACCATGATCGCGTCCTGCCGGTGGCCGATGAGGTCGACGAGGAAGATGTAGCGCCCCATCTCGCTCTTGGACGGTCGCGACTCGATCTTGGTCATGCTGATGTTGCGCCGGGCGAACTCCCCAATGACGTTGTACAGCAACCCCGGCGTGTCCCCCACCAGCGTTCCCCTGTCCTCGTCGAAGTCGAAGCATATCGACGTCTTGTCGTCGCCCGTCGGTTCCTGGTCCTCCTTGGCGAGCACCACGAAGCGCGTGGTGTTCCCTGCGACGTCCTGGATGTCCTCCTCCAGCACCTCGGCCCCGTAGAGATCGCCCGCGCGCCGGGAGGCGATGGCTGCAGACGGCGCATCGCTGGCAAGCATCTGCTCGACCGACGCCGCTGTGGAAAGCGCGGCCTGCGGCGTCGCATTGGGCAGCGTTTCCTCCAGGTGGCGGCGGCACTGTCCAAGCGCCTGCGGGTGTGAGTACACCATCTGGATATCCGATGCCTTGGTGCCGGGTTTCACCAGCAGGCAATGCCGTATGGGCACCAGCACCTCTTGCCGTACCATCAGCATCGGCTCACGGATGAGCAGGTCGAGCGTGTCGTTAATCGCTCCCTCAAGGCTGTTCTCGATGGGCGCGACACCCTCGTCGGCCTCCCCCGAGCGGACGGCGTCGGCGGTGGCCGAGATCGTAGAGCAGGGATAGCGCTCGGCGGAGGGATCGTACCGC contains these protein-coding regions:
- a CDS encoding DUF2298 domain-containing protein; amino-acid sequence: MADAEIGVQVDAARPVRQTLLYWLNRLALPLLLAAALAFRLYGIDWDGGNLYHPDERAILTHTYDLGLPALDNLAVLFDADESPLNPRWFPYGTLPIYALKALQVALSPIVDLDIVELGKVGRVLSALADTVTVAVVYRLGLLLFSRRVGLLAAGLTALAVLHIQLSHFFAAETFQTLFIVSSLYFMVQIVRRGRPRDSLFAGLFVGLAMATKVSSAPILLPLGLAHVFAAWRHAPVYAVPFDVPAAWWRMALASAASVAVAAAAFIITEPYALLDYGRYLSDVMEQSEVVRRIRDYPYTRQYVDTVPFVYHAWQLALFGLGPPLGLVAMAGLAWAGVKVLWRGGAELTLLLAWLVPLLIITGLLEVKFLRYLLPATPLAILLGAAMLFQGLDWLRERAPSLTRWAAAAIAVVVATTALYALSFAAIYAVPHPADRASDWLNANAPEGSLMLKEHWEEGLRSLESYQHRELPMYNADTPGKIAQVATDLFEGDYLLFYSSRLFGTIPRLPDDYPIPYGMTREFYPMLFAGELGYELVRVEQKYPSLLGVSLVNDVYGRAGLAPPDGIDAFAPEGFRVHMGFADESFSVYDHPQVLIFENTGNRNAAQLMGLLAKAARDAPPAFDPMLVSDAEWDRQQSGGTLGDITPPDGIGAQWPLPVWLLAVYAGTIVALPLGLVVFRALPDRGYLLARPLGFLLLAYVPWLLASLGWIGFGRVSIALGFLLLAAVSGWLAYRFRESLWFFVRRRWRLLLAEEALFLTAFLAFVLVRAANPDLWHPYLGGEKPMDFAYLNAVLRSTTMPPLDPWFAGGALNYYYFGQFMVATVIRVTGIPSAVAYNLAVPLFFALTAGAAFSLGYNLTEGARRWLRRTLRPPAWTAVAAGVGAMTMAVVLGNLHGGWQLLRGAVSTFDFWAPTRMMPPDPPGFEITEFPFFTFLFADLHAHLMAMPLALLAVGLCLNTVLLSRRRVARWRLPVSIALLALTAGALAVTNTWDFPTYLALGAVSIAVGQWLSVRRISRALLYKMAGLLLIFAVLAFAFWLPFHLRLVNGFPGIGIAPATTPLEQYLAIHGLFMYIAVTLLAVEALPRIWRWMARRQGPWQLVLGLTVSVLVSLGIALAVVGYGTAAILGALLLAMVVPLLGWLFLRRWRWAHDAAGVRGAAPYHLLPLGLLAVAIAIGVAVDVLVLKGDIDRQNTVFKLYLQAWIFFSLAGAYALWHLGFVRGWFTRPRLSAGVWTAGLLVLLAAAAVYPVLGTGARLDNRFAPTSLTLDGTAYMENAVYFDQAETHLKYDLDAINWLRDNLDGTPVVLDGRTPLYRWGSRVSVYTGLPTVLGWDWHQTQQRCGLDPCPAVHDRAAAVIRIYAGADEAESLDLLDQYGVDYVYVGQTEWQYYPADGLAKFEGMAERGEMSVAYENPEVTIYRVEA
- the pheA gene encoding prephenate dehydratase — its product is MPKRIAYLGPPGTYTEDATERYDPSAERYPCSTISATADAVRSGEADEGVAPIENSLEGAINDTLDLLIREPMLMVRQEVLVPIRHCLLVKPGTKASDIQMVYSHPQALGQCRRHLEETLPNATPQAALSTAASVEQMLASDAPSAAIASRRAGDLYGAEVLEEDIQDVAGNTTRFVVLAKEDQEPTGDDKTSICFDFDEDRGTLVGDTPGLLYNVIGEFARRNISMTKIESRPSKSEMGRYIFLVDLIGHRQDAIMVEALKAVELQTSHIKVFGSYPRYHEGQS